From a region of the Fischerella sp. JS2 genome:
- a CDS encoding PstS family phosphate ABC transporter substrate-binding protein: MNKPDSVRVVNSDVSNQNISSDVKLYNSIKDVPNVPSGTFNYGGGNTFAALTAQGFHEAITRSHPNFRLRFTEPRDGKSGGKKGVVMVLDSQLSFTLYGASLEDEHYNKALQRGFQIKQVPVALDMFVFFTHKNISIPGLSIDQLQDIYKGKISNWKEVGGPDLAIAPFARDPKSTNLLNELLGKEVDQLSSKVQLARDYTEIIRKVAATPGGISFGGSGPILGQKTIRPLAIAQANTKDYVQPFIDDNKQVNTTALRDGSYPMTRRMFVVYRLDDTIDQLAGEAYVNMLLTKEGQQIVEKAGLVPLR, from the coding sequence GTGAACAAACCCGATAGTGTCAGAGTTGTCAATTCTGATGTTAGCAACCAGAATATTTCCTCCGATGTCAAACTCTATAATTCTATAAAAGATGTACCGAATGTACCTTCCGGCACATTTAACTATGGTGGTGGTAATACTTTTGCAGCTTTGACTGCTCAAGGCTTTCACGAAGCTATCACTAGATCTCACCCAAATTTTCGCCTCCGCTTCACTGAACCTAGAGACGGTAAATCTGGTGGCAAAAAGGGTGTGGTTATGGTGCTTGATAGCCAACTGAGCTTTACTCTATACGGAGCATCTCTTGAGGATGAACACTATAACAAAGCTCTACAAAGAGGCTTTCAGATCAAGCAAGTGCCAGTGGCTTTAGATATGTTTGTCTTCTTTACCCATAAAAATATCTCTATTCCTGGGCTTTCAATTGATCAACTGCAAGACATATACAAAGGCAAAATAAGTAACTGGAAGGAAGTAGGAGGGCCGGATTTAGCGATCGCACCTTTCGCTAGAGACCCAAAATCTACTAATTTATTGAATGAGCTTCTCGGAAAAGAAGTAGATCAACTCAGTTCTAAGGTACAGTTAGCCCGTGATTACACTGAGATAATTCGTAAGGTTGCCGCAACACCTGGGGGAATTTCCTTTGGAGGAAGTGGGCCAATTCTTGGTCAAAAAACAATCCGCCCTCTCGCTATCGCTCAAGCTAATACCAAAGATTATGTGCAACCCTTTATAGATGATAACAAGCAGGTTAATACTACTGCACTGCGGGATGGCTCTTACCCCATGACCCGACGCATGTTTGTTGTGTATCGCCTTGATGACACTATCGATCAACTAGCTGGAGAAGCCTACGTCAATATGTTACTAACCAAAGAAGGTCAGCAGATTGTTGAAAAGGCCGGGTTAGTTCCCTTGCGCTGA
- a CDS encoding methyl-accepting chemotaxis protein: protein MLKKLFKILPSQFKLQDQFIILLIFSTIIPVSIVGLYGIYSSSNNLSEVAKEKMEAESTKEANKINTFLNGVSDDVLFLSKTLPIQGIIQAKDNGGVDGQTNLSYNAWVEQLQNLFTAMMERKSHYMQLRYIDEKGKEIVRVDSDGINIKVIPETELQNKGDRPYFTESIKLAPGSMYVSRLDLNQERGQIERPFKPVIRYATPIVDSSGKKRGIVIANVFAKKFIDAFKEVNQQEEAENLYKDQQKFIVNQNGYYISHPMPEKEWGFEFKKDDKLDKDFSTEVTREVLSREKGFIDDGEYLFTFHRVDPSPNQPEFLVVLNKVPNKSVFAAINSFKIVAFLIIIISLAVVLPLGFIRARQIVNLIKQLVNIISASIQQTFSGLDQQARIAGQQAASVHETTTTMDELEASCRQSTQQAKSATTAAQQVLTLAEGGSQAVKETLEGMFILEKKVSAIAAQIVHLSEQANQIAGISQIVSDLANQTNMLALNSSVEAVRAGEYGKGFAVVANEIRRLSDQSQKSAEKINVLVSNIQKAINSTVMVTEEGTKTVKTGVENAQKTDQAFAGMADAINYMVVNNQQISLNLKQQLDAIQQVVQAMDIINKGAQETAAGINQTKLGTEQLSDVALTLKRMV from the coding sequence ATGTTGAAGAAACTTTTCAAAATATTACCTAGTCAATTCAAACTTCAGGATCAATTTATCATTCTATTAATTTTTAGTACTATTATTCCTGTCTCTATTGTCGGCTTGTATGGTATTTATTCCTCCTCCAACAACCTATCAGAAGTTGCAAAGGAAAAAATGGAGGCGGAGTCAACAAAAGAAGCTAACAAAATTAATACATTTCTGAATGGTGTGAGTGATGATGTTTTATTTTTAAGCAAAACATTACCAATTCAAGGTATTATCCAAGCTAAAGACAATGGCGGAGTAGATGGTCAAACTAATTTATCCTACAATGCTTGGGTTGAGCAGTTACAAAATCTCTTTACTGCCATGATGGAACGCAAGTCCCATTATATGCAACTTCGATACATAGACGAAAAAGGCAAAGAAATAGTACGAGTTGATTCGGATGGCATCAATATCAAAGTTATCCCTGAAACAGAATTACAAAACAAGGGAGATAGACCATACTTTACAGAATCAATAAAGCTTGCACCTGGTAGCATGTATGTCTCACGTTTGGATCTAAATCAGGAACGTGGTCAAATCGAAAGACCTTTTAAACCAGTAATTCGATACGCTACACCCATAGTTGATTCTAGTGGGAAAAAAAGAGGAATTGTCATCGCCAATGTATTTGCCAAAAAATTTATAGACGCTTTTAAAGAGGTTAATCAACAGGAAGAAGCAGAAAATCTATATAAAGATCAACAGAAGTTTATTGTCAATCAAAATGGCTACTACATCTCCCATCCTATGCCGGAAAAAGAGTGGGGATTTGAATTCAAAAAAGATGACAAATTAGACAAAGATTTTTCCACAGAAGTTACTCGAGAAGTATTAAGTAGGGAAAAAGGATTTATTGATGACGGGGAGTATTTATTTACATTCCATAGAGTTGACCCTAGCCCAAACCAGCCAGAATTTTTAGTAGTTTTGAATAAAGTTCCCAACAAAAGTGTATTTGCTGCTATTAACTCATTTAAGATAGTCGCCTTCTTGATTATTATTATTTCTTTAGCTGTGGTGTTACCGTTGGGATTTATTCGGGCACGCCAAATTGTCAATCTGATTAAGCAATTGGTTAATATAATATCCGCCTCTATTCAACAAACTTTCTCTGGCTTGGATCAACAAGCACGCATAGCCGGTCAGCAAGCTGCCTCAGTGCATGAAACCACAACCACAATGGACGAACTGGAAGCTTCCTGTAGACAGTCAACTCAACAAGCAAAATCTGCCACTACCGCCGCACAGCAGGTTCTGACACTTGCAGAAGGTGGCAGCCAAGCAGTGAAGGAAACCCTAGAAGGTATGTTCATCTTAGAAAAAAAAGTATCAGCGATCGCTGCACAAATTGTGCATCTGAGTGAGCAAGCCAATCAAATTGCTGGCATTTCCCAGATTGTTTCTGACTTGGCAAACCAAACTAATATGTTGGCGCTCAATTCCTCGGTGGAAGCAGTACGCGCTGGAGAATATGGAAAAGGCTTTGCTGTAGTTGCGAATGAAATTCGCAGACTATCCGACCAAAGTCAAAAATCTGCTGAAAAAATTAATGTCTTAGTTTCTAATATTCAAAAAGCAATTAATTCAACAGTGATGGTGACAGAAGAAGGCACTAAGACAGTAAAAACAGGAGTAGAAAATGCCCAAAAAACAGATCAAGCCTTTGCTGGAATGGCGGATGCCATTAATTATATGGTTGTGAACAATCAGCAAATTTCACTCAATCTCAAGCAGCAATTGGACGCAATCCAACAAGTTGTCCAAGCAATGGACATTATCAATAAGGGGGCGCAAGAAACTGCTGCTGGTATCAATCAAACCAAGTTGGGTACAGAACAACTAAGCGATGTGGCTTTGACTTTGAAACGGATGGTGTAG
- a CDS encoding methyl-accepting chemotaxis protein translates to MQKQVQRPLKINQIVPIGFGIVLILTGIVTTFSEISKAKLKQMYDVEKHTFEVKLLLKQLEKDIVDAETGQRGFLLTGKENYLQHYATLQNNFQARSEDLKKLVNGDPSQSKKTDQVIQLAQTKFSQLEETIALKKAGKDQEISAVLASNKGEQIMNEIKATLAEMEQQEQRLFQQTEEASDQFQGLSSLVNWGGWLVSVGAGIYISFYVIRRIMQPINEAAYAVATSSGDIATSVFEQERIILQQSASVNQTTTTIDEVGTSALQSAEQAETSANGAKQALTLAEEGTTTVSLTIAGISQLRDQVMAITNQTTHLSEQTTQISTISDLVAELANQTNMLALNAEVEAARAGEQGKGFAVVASEIRKLADQSRKSADQISVLVNQVQAAINSAVMVTDEGTKKATQGIKLAQETGDAFTSITDAVNQVFLNSQQIVLNARQQAIAVQQIVSAMNAINLGAKETATGISLVKNATINLNETVQKLKNLV, encoded by the coding sequence ATGCAAAAGCAAGTGCAACGCCCTTTGAAAATTAATCAAATTGTACCTATAGGTTTTGGTATTGTTCTCATATTAACAGGTATCGTAACGACATTTTCTGAGATTTCCAAAGCTAAATTAAAACAAATGTATGATGTAGAGAAGCATACATTTGAAGTTAAGTTACTGCTAAAGCAGTTGGAGAAAGATATAGTAGATGCCGAGACAGGACAACGTGGATTTTTGCTCACTGGTAAAGAAAACTATCTGCAACACTATGCAACTTTACAAAACAATTTTCAAGCGCGTAGTGAGGATTTGAAAAAGCTAGTTAATGGCGATCCATCTCAGAGCAAAAAAACTGACCAAGTTATACAATTAGCTCAGACAAAATTCTCCCAATTAGAAGAAACTATTGCTCTCAAAAAAGCAGGAAAAGATCAAGAAATTTCTGCTGTGCTAGCTTCCAACAAAGGAGAGCAAATTATGAATGAAATCAAAGCTACACTAGCTGAAATGGAGCAACAAGAACAAAGGCTTTTTCAGCAAACAGAAGAAGCATCAGATCAATTTCAGGGGTTGTCAAGTCTAGTCAATTGGGGTGGATGGCTTGTTAGTGTTGGGGCTGGGATTTATATCTCCTTTTACGTTATCCGCCGGATTATGCAGCCAATTAATGAAGCCGCTTATGCAGTCGCGACCTCTTCCGGCGATATTGCTACCAGTGTATTTGAGCAGGAACGCATCATTTTGCAACAATCTGCTTCAGTGAATCAAACTACCACTACCATTGATGAAGTTGGTACTTCTGCACTCCAGTCAGCCGAACAAGCCGAAACCTCAGCAAATGGAGCCAAGCAAGCATTAACTCTCGCGGAAGAAGGAACTACAACAGTTAGTCTGACGATTGCAGGAATCTCACAGTTAAGAGATCAGGTGATGGCGATCACCAATCAAACCACACATTTGAGTGAACAGACTACTCAAATCTCGACAATTTCTGATCTAGTGGCGGAGTTAGCAAACCAAACAAATATGTTGGCTTTGAATGCTGAAGTCGAAGCAGCGCGTGCAGGTGAGCAGGGTAAAGGCTTTGCAGTGGTAGCTAGTGAAATTCGCAAACTCGCTGACCAAAGTCGCAAATCAGCTGATCAGATCAGTGTGTTAGTTAATCAAGTACAAGCGGCTATTAACTCTGCGGTGATGGTAACTGATGAAGGTACTAAGAAAGCAACGCAAGGGATCAAACTGGCTCAAGAAACCGGAGATGCATTCACAAGTATCACAGATGCTGTCAATCAGGTATTTTTGAACAGTCAACAGATTGTCCTCAATGCTAGACAGCAAGCTATTGCAGTACAGCAGATCGTATCAGCGATGAATGCGATCAATCTGGGAGCAAAAGAAACCGCTACTGGGATTTCTTTAGTCAAAAATGCCACTATCAACCTCAACGAAACCGTTCAAAAGCTGAAGAATTTGGTGTAG
- a CDS encoding iron uptake porin, producing the protein MISRVWSNFLLLSPAVVVASFAVLPSTVLAEVSINEQVQPEFTAIAELSPNNQAQVSSVSQLSDVQPTDWAFQALQSLVERYGCIAGYPNGTYRGNRPMTRYEFAAGLNACLDRVNELIASATSDLVTKEDLATLQRLQEEFSAELATLRGRIDTLEARTAELEANQFSTTTKLNAEAIFALAGVVGDNAADQDNDSDNNPDLQDNTILADRVRLNFDTSFMGKDRLRVRLQARNITEFQGNVTGTRMTRLGFDGEDDNDVVLDDLYYYFPLGDKVRVTVSAANTELNSIVETLSPFESSGSGSISRFGRFNPIYRTAGSTGLVVNYQFSDRASLDLAYMVRDPEDPSGENGLFNGNYGALAQFIFEPIKNLNLGLTYVHSYNAGGSNSGVNLTGSTGSTNAVRPFGNVSTSADSLGLETSWRISPQFTLSGWLAYSLARSEVSDDSADILNYAVTLAFPDLGGKGNLAGIVIGMPPKVIESSLVEDQDTSLHIEGFYRLQVTDNIAITPGLFVITNPEHNDNNDSIFVGTIRTTFKF; encoded by the coding sequence GTGATATCTAGAGTTTGGTCAAATTTTTTGCTGCTTAGCCCTGCTGTTGTGGTGGCAAGCTTTGCTGTTTTACCCTCGACAGTTTTAGCTGAAGTATCTATAAATGAACAAGTTCAGCCAGAATTTACAGCTATAGCTGAACTTTCTCCAAATAATCAAGCACAAGTCAGTTCTGTTTCTCAGTTATCTGATGTACAGCCTACAGATTGGGCATTCCAAGCACTACAATCCCTGGTAGAACGATATGGTTGTATTGCTGGCTACCCAAATGGTACGTACCGGGGCAATCGACCCATGACACGATACGAATTTGCTGCTGGTTTGAATGCTTGTTTAGACCGAGTAAATGAACTTATTGCTAGCGCTACGAGTGATTTGGTGACGAAAGAGGATTTAGCTACATTGCAAAGGCTGCAAGAGGAATTTTCCGCAGAATTAGCGACACTACGTGGTCGTATCGATACGCTAGAAGCACGCACAGCTGAACTAGAAGCAAATCAATTTTCTACCACTACAAAACTCAATGCAGAAGCTATTTTTGCCCTAGCTGGTGTTGTTGGTGACAATGCAGCTGATCAAGATAACGATTCTGATAACAACCCAGATTTGCAAGATAATACCATCCTCGCAGACCGAGTGCGTCTGAATTTTGATACCAGCTTTATGGGCAAAGACCGTCTGCGAGTCCGCTTGCAAGCCAGAAATATCACCGAATTTCAGGGTAATGTCACAGGTACGAGGATGACCCGTTTAGGATTTGATGGTGAGGACGACAACGATGTTGTATTAGATGACTTGTACTATTACTTTCCCTTGGGCGATAAGGTGAGAGTCACAGTTTCTGCTGCAAATACAGAATTAAATAGCATTGTGGAAACCCTAAGTCCATTTGAAAGTTCTGGTAGTGGTAGTATTTCGCGTTTTGGAAGATTTAATCCGATCTACCGCACAGCTGGTAGTACCGGATTAGTAGTCAATTATCAGTTTAGCGATCGCGCCAGTCTCGATTTAGCCTATATGGTGCGCGATCCTGAAGATCCTAGTGGTGAAAACGGACTGTTCAACGGTAACTATGGTGCTTTGGCACAATTCATCTTTGAGCCAATCAAAAATTTAAATCTAGGCTTGACTTATGTCCACTCCTATAATGCTGGAGGTAGTAATAGTGGCGTCAACCTCACAGGTAGTACGGGTAGTACCAATGCTGTCAGACCTTTTGGTAATGTTTCTACCTCAGCAGATTCTCTCGGATTAGAAACCAGCTGGCGCATCAGTCCTCAATTTACTCTTTCTGGTTGGTTAGCTTATTCATTGGCACGATCGGAAGTCAGCGATGATAGCGCAGATATCTTGAACTACGCTGTAACTTTGGCATTTCCAGACTTAGGAGGAAAAGGTAATTTAGCCGGGATCGTCATAGGAATGCCACCAAAAGTTATAGAAAGTAGTCTGGTAGAAGATCAAGATACTTCTTTGCACATAGAAGGTTTTTATCGGTTGCAGGTTACAGATAATATTGCCATTACTCCTGGCTTATTTGTGATTACCAATCCAGAACATAATGACAATAACGACAGCATTTTTGTAGGAACGATTCGGACTACCTTCAAGTTTTAA
- a CDS encoding hybrid sensor histidine kinase/response regulator, producing the protein MFIEDEELRNLYKISSEENLQKLTNGLLHLQQQPKDEAEATLEKLVRVVHSLKGDSRIIGVEDVVTLGDQVEKILLSLKCQEMVLTPELSDRLYQGLDAIGFLVHEAVTGEATGVDTADILEQLMVTVAHSKPQKPEIVPQAQLVLASQASVEQNHRSTTSTNELQDASCHVSTTTASNAPQSRFTLIEDEELRNIYQTTSEERLQKLAAGLLQLQNQPEDEATLQQLLREAHSLKGDSRSLGVDNVVTLTHQLEEILLGIKRQEMTLTPELSDRLYQGLDAIGFLVYEAVTGEATGVDTAEILDNLVGVVTPSTAPESLPVLPELSPLSTQISIKPVIQDLPAPSLGISQPYHIDTIRVQTHHLDILITQTEELTLTKNAIAHTATAIEEITTFWEEWKAVYSQAKLVESSSLNTDSYTERLEKRIYSLRNSIQEHSIKLDFIAGELRDKIRTLRLLPLSTVFDLLKRTVRDLAKQQSKQVELIISGEEITTDKRILEEIKDPLMHMVRNAIDHGIETPAEREKLGKSPVATICLRGYQTANNIVIEVADDGRGLEIEKIKQTAVKRGIYSPQELKTMTPSQIHALILAPGFSTQTFITEISGRGIGLDVVRTSIERLKGNIEIESAPTQGCTFRIQLSTTLAINNVLLLEVQGIVHALPVEFVQRTLFISPKQILTNEDCKTINLDGRSVLVANLADLLELSNSPAYPQIAKIEPQNQTQQPCILIKVGEEVFGLFVDRLLQTQEVVIKPQSQLLKRVRNVSGATILGSGEVCMVLNPLDLLKSLRQQTTSVVSAKPRKTVKTKPLILLVEDSIPVRTQEKRLLEKAGYEVVVAEDGLDGYNKLQTRAFDAVISDVEMPNLDGLSLTQKIRQHPDYQTLPIILVTTLASDADKTRGADVGANAYIIKSNFNQDVLLEILGRLI; encoded by the coding sequence ATGTTTATAGAAGATGAAGAACTCCGGAATCTGTATAAGATATCAAGCGAAGAAAACTTACAGAAACTGACAAATGGTTTACTGCATCTACAACAGCAGCCAAAGGATGAAGCGGAAGCTACTTTAGAAAAGTTGGTGAGGGTAGTCCACAGCCTTAAAGGCGACTCCAGAATAATCGGTGTAGAAGATGTGGTAACTCTGGGCGATCAGGTTGAAAAGATTCTTTTGAGCTTGAAATGCCAAGAAATGGTCTTAACCCCAGAGTTGAGCGATCGCCTTTATCAAGGATTGGATGCAATTGGTTTTTTAGTACACGAAGCTGTAACTGGTGAAGCAACTGGGGTGGATACCGCCGATATACTCGAACAATTGATGGTAACAGTTGCACACTCAAAACCACAGAAGCCGGAAATAGTTCCACAAGCACAACTAGTTCTTGCCTCACAAGCATCAGTTGAACAGAATCATCGCTCTACCACAAGCACTAATGAGTTGCAAGACGCGTCCTGTCACGTCTCCACAACAACCGCAAGCAACGCTCCTCAATCAAGATTCACCTTGATAGAAGACGAAGAACTGCGAAACATTTATCAAACGACTAGCGAAGAACGGTTGCAGAAACTCGCAGCTGGTTTACTACAACTGCAAAACCAGCCAGAAGATGAAGCCACTTTACAACAGTTGCTACGAGAAGCCCATAGTTTGAAGGGAGACTCCCGCAGCTTAGGAGTAGACAATGTAGTTACTCTCACCCATCAACTTGAAGAAATTCTGTTGGGAATCAAACGCCAAGAAATGACCTTAACCCCAGAGTTGAGCGATCGCCTTTATCAAGGATTGGATGCGATCGGTTTTTTGGTATACGAAGCCGTGACTGGTGAAGCAACAGGGGTGGATACCGCCGAGATACTTGACAATTTAGTGGGAGTTGTGACTCCATCCACAGCCCCAGAATCCTTACCAGTTCTACCTGAACTCTCTCCACTCTCCACCCAAATTTCTATCAAGCCAGTCATCCAAGATTTACCCGCTCCCTCCTTAGGAATTAGTCAACCCTATCACATCGACACAATTCGCGTTCAAACTCACCATTTGGACATCTTAATTACACAAACAGAGGAACTAACTCTCACTAAAAATGCTATAGCTCATACCGCCACTGCTATTGAGGAAATAACAACCTTCTGGGAAGAGTGGAAAGCTGTTTATAGCCAAGCCAAACTTGTTGAGTCGTCATCACTAAACACTGATTCCTACACAGAACGCTTAGAAAAAAGAATCTATTCTTTAAGAAATTCAATTCAAGAACACAGTATTAAATTAGACTTTATTGCTGGAGAATTAAGAGACAAAATTCGCACCCTCCGGCTTCTACCTCTTTCCACCGTGTTTGATTTGCTGAAGCGCACAGTGCGAGATTTAGCCAAACAACAATCCAAACAAGTGGAATTAATCATATCAGGAGAAGAAATCACCACAGATAAACGTATCCTCGAAGAAATCAAAGATCCCCTGATGCATATGGTTCGCAATGCCATAGATCATGGTATTGAGACTCCCGCAGAGCGAGAAAAACTGGGCAAATCCCCTGTCGCCACTATTTGCTTGAGGGGCTACCAAACCGCCAACAACATTGTCATAGAAGTAGCAGATGATGGGCGAGGGCTAGAAATTGAAAAAATCAAACAAACTGCCGTCAAACGTGGAATTTACAGTCCTCAAGAACTGAAAACTATGACTCCTAGCCAAATTCATGCCTTGATTTTGGCTCCTGGCTTCTCAACCCAAACTTTTATTACAGAAATTTCTGGTAGAGGCATCGGTTTAGATGTGGTACGCACAAGCATCGAACGCCTCAAAGGCAATATTGAAATCGAATCAGCCCCAACTCAAGGATGTACCTTCCGCATCCAGCTAAGTACAACCTTGGCAATTAACAATGTACTGCTGTTAGAAGTTCAAGGTATAGTTCATGCTCTACCAGTTGAGTTTGTGCAAAGGACTTTATTTATCTCCCCAAAACAAATCTTGACTAATGAAGACTGCAAAACTATTAACTTAGACGGTCGGTCGGTTTTGGTTGCGAATCTGGCTGATTTGCTGGAACTGTCAAACTCTCCTGCTTATCCCCAAATTGCCAAAATTGAGCCACAAAACCAGACTCAACAACCTTGTATCTTAATCAAGGTGGGAGAAGAAGTTTTTGGATTGTTTGTTGATCGCCTCCTGCAAACTCAAGAAGTTGTAATTAAACCTCAAAGTCAGTTATTAAAGCGGGTGCGTAATGTCAGTGGAGCAACAATTCTCGGTTCTGGAGAAGTTTGTATGGTTCTCAACCCCTTAGATTTGCTCAAATCCTTACGGCAACAAACAACATCTGTAGTTTCTGCCAAACCAAGGAAAACAGTCAAAACAAAACCGCTCATTCTCTTAGTAGAAGATTCTATCCCCGTTCGCACCCAAGAAAAACGGCTCCTAGAAAAAGCTGGATATGAAGTAGTAGTAGCAGAAGATGGACTAGATGGCTATAACAAACTCCAAACTCGT
- a CDS encoding sulfite exporter TauE/SafE family protein: MFNVNNYSIIIILGIVSFVLSFFGASVGLMLGQIRLPLIVYTLQSTANGVGIATGTNLATAAMGAFAGTYYHIKEGRVNFRVVCAIGIPSALGAIISVLAFARIQADWIKIVIGLVLIYSSFQIANPKKHNQGEDKLSTHQRFLIEIGIGVGLGLLAGIVGLGLASIRLPAMIKVLGMEPKEAVGTNLAINFLTLATGGTASMLTLGVHWPLLLSLVPTTLLGSYIGAKTLKKIESSNLRKLIAWVLGGTGAFMIAESMH, from the coding sequence ATGTTTAATGTTAATAATTATTCAATTATAATTATCCTTGGAATTGTCTCCTTTGTTTTAAGCTTTTTTGGCGCTTCTGTAGGCTTGATGTTAGGTCAGATTCGGCTACCTTTAATTGTATATACCTTACAATCAACTGCAAATGGAGTAGGTATTGCAACAGGTACAAATTTAGCTACTGCTGCAATGGGAGCATTTGCTGGTACTTATTATCATATTAAGGAGGGCCGTGTTAATTTTCGGGTAGTCTGTGCAATAGGTATCCCCTCAGCCCTTGGTGCGATTATAAGTGTGCTTGCTTTTGCTCGGATACAAGCAGATTGGATAAAAATTGTTATCGGACTTGTACTTATTTACTCAAGCTTTCAGATAGCTAATCCTAAAAAACACAATCAAGGTGAAGATAAACTTTCAACTCACCAACGTTTCTTGATTGAGATCGGAATTGGAGTAGGCTTAGGGTTACTAGCAGGTATAGTGGGTTTAGGATTGGCTAGTATCAGATTACCTGCCATGATTAAAGTTTTAGGTATGGAGCCAAAGGAAGCAGTAGGAACAAACTTAGCTATTAACTTTCTGACTCTAGCTACTGGTGGAACAGCTAGTATGTTGACGTTGGGAGTTCACTGGCCACTTCTTTTGTCACTCGTGCCAACAACGTTACTAGGTAGTTATATTGGAGCAAAAACTCTCAAAAAGATTGAATCTTCCAATCTCCGCAAACTCATTGCTTGGGTGTTAGGTGGTACAGGAGCATTCATGATTGCTGAAAGTATGCATTAA
- a CDS encoding TauD/TfdA family dioxygenase, with the protein MLKNNIQAEQYKLDVNLHNKEVLDATKLELNQLTIKISKVAEISNSDLQRLFEIFNKFKFVILECEPIPNLQENLLALKNYFGSIKKHKLSAPNGISTIENLRDSSLAKTYVATSNITHFMHTDGSFEMEPPKIVAMQCEVPSKTGGLSQIIYAETVYEYLRKNYPEELQNLFNYPLTITRGDQTGKRAIFTEYEDRMFMCFRADAIISVAIPPQIERAYNLIKNYVNDTKNQLIFQLQPHQIIILDNASVLHGRTSFPENEFRKLNRLHFNGISEYSHHFQLGFVPKFQQLISKTN; encoded by the coding sequence ATGCTAAAAAATAATATTCAAGCAGAACAATACAAATTGGACGTAAATTTACACAACAAAGAAGTTCTTGATGCCACTAAACTCGAGCTTAATCAGTTAACAATAAAAATTAGTAAAGTTGCAGAAATTTCCAATTCCGATTTACAAAGGCTATTTGAGATATTTAATAAATTTAAATTTGTCATTTTAGAATGTGAACCAATACCGAATCTTCAAGAAAACTTGTTAGCTTTAAAAAATTATTTTGGTTCAATCAAGAAACATAAGCTTTCTGCGCCTAATGGTATTAGTACAATTGAAAACTTACGTGACTCCTCTCTTGCTAAAACTTACGTAGCCACAAGTAATATAACCCATTTCATGCATACAGATGGTTCTTTTGAAATGGAACCCCCTAAAATTGTTGCTATGCAATGTGAAGTTCCCTCTAAAACAGGAGGATTATCTCAAATTATTTATGCTGAAACTGTCTATGAGTATTTAAGAAAAAATTATCCTGAAGAATTACAGAACTTGTTCAATTATCCATTGACTATAACCAGAGGAGATCAAACAGGTAAACGAGCAATCTTTACAGAGTACGAAGACAGAATGTTCATGTGTTTTAGGGCAGATGCAATCATCTCAGTTGCAATTCCACCACAAATAGAAAGAGCTTATAATCTGATAAAGAACTATGTCAACGATACTAAGAATCAATTAATTTTTCAACTTCAACCTCATCAAATTATTATACTTGATAACGCGAGTGTTCTACACGGGAGAACATCTTTCCCTGAAAATGAATTTCGCAAACTAAATAGATTACACTTTAATGGAATTTCCGAATATTCTCATCATTTTCAGCTTGGTTTTGTACCTAAATTTCAGCAGCTAATTAGTAAAACTAATTAA